In Corvus moneduloides isolate bCorMon1 chromosome 3, bCorMon1.pri, whole genome shotgun sequence, one DNA window encodes the following:
- the IL17A gene encoding interleukin-17A, which yields MNFTPVLCPKCTNFLQLRPLLLMLLAMLSASIPAHGKVIKPGLKPENIFKQASAGCLTQIDSKFPQTVRVNLSMSNMNQDTKASPDVSSRSLAPWDYRIDEDHDRFPRLIADAECRHSRCVTPEGQLDHSLNSVPIKQEILVLRREQKGCQQSYRLEKKIITVGCTCVTPLIQHQA from the exons ATGAATTTCACACCTGTCTTGTGCCCTAAATGTACCAATTTTCTTCAGCTCAGACCCCTGCTCCTCAtgctgctggccatgctgtCAGCCAGCattcctgcccatgggaaggTGATCAAGCCTGGGCTCAAGCCAGAGAACATCTTCAAGCAAGCATCTGCTGGATGCCTGACCCAAATAGACTCAAAATTCCCCCAAACTGTGAGAGTCAACCTCAGCATGAGCAACATGAACCAGGACACCAAAGCCAGTCCGGATGTCAGCAGCCGCTCTCTGGCTCCGTGGGATTACAG GATCGACGAGGACCACGACCGCTTCCCCCGGCTGATCGCGGACGCCGAGTGCCGCCACTCGCGGTGCGTGACTCCGGAGGGGCAGCTGGACCACAGCCTCAATTCCGTCCCCATCAAGCAGGAGATCCTGGTCCTCCGCAGGGAGCAGAAGGGCTGCCAGCAATCCTacaggctggagaagaaaataatcaccGTGGGCTGCACGTGTGTCACCCCCTTGATCCAGCACCAGGCCTGA